AAATGCAAGCTATATCGCATTACAAAAAGGAATCAATCTTTCAAAGTTTCTCAATCTGACCAAAAAAATAAGAAAAGAGACAGAACTACCTCTAGTATTGATGACATACACAAATCTACTCTACAAACAAGGTTATGACAGATTTATTGCACTTGCAAAAAAGGCAGGAATTGACGGATTCATACTGCCTGACATGGCAATAGAAGAAGCCAGAGATTACCTAACGGCCATACGTAAAAACAAGGCTGACTCTATTTTTCTAATATCACCAAATACATCGCCTAAAAGAATTAAAAAAATTGTTTTAGCATCATCTGGATTTTTGTATCTTGTTTCAATATTTGGAATAACTGGCAAGCAACAAAAAATTCAACAATATACAATAGACGCAATCAAAAACACAAAAAAACTAGTTAACGGAAAGATTCCAATCGGAGTAGGTTTTGGTGTAAACACCCCTCAACAAGTCAAATTCTTTATTCAAAAGGGGGCAGATGCAGTAATAGTCGGAAGCGCATTTTTAAGATTGATTGAAAAAGTGCCTCCAAAAAAGATCGAATCAGAGATTTCCAAATTTACACGAGGTCTCAAAGTAGCAACAATTTTACAATAAGGAATAAAAAGAGCATTTGTTATTCATAGATATGCAGGCAGAATCTGTAAAATATATTTTTGTAACAGGAGGAGTTATGTCTGGCCTCGGAAAGGGTGTAGTCTCATCTTCGATCGCAAAGTTACTGCAGTTATCAAATCAAAA
This genomic stretch from Nitrosopumilaceae archaeon harbors:
- the trpA gene encoding tryptophan synthase subunit alpha codes for the protein MSKIKNKFLELKSKNQKALIAYVVAGYPSENDTLSAIRGLVKGGADIIEIGLPFSDPLADGPVIQNASYIALQKGINLSKFLNLTKKIRKETELPLVLMTYTNLLYKQGYDRFIALAKKAGIDGFILPDMAIEEARDYLTAIRKNKADSIFLISPNTSPKRIKKIVLASSGFLYLVSIFGITGKQQKIQQYTIDAIKNTKKLVNGKIPIGVGFGVNTPQQVKFFIQKGADAVIVGSAFLRLIEKVPPKKIESEISKFTRGLKVATILQ